The Coffea eugenioides isolate CCC68of chromosome 8, Ceug_1.0, whole genome shotgun sequence genome has a segment encoding these proteins:
- the LOC113780310 gene encoding uncharacterized protein LOC113780310: MDHAIFSSTGDIWIFFKASISCRKVGESNQHLSLQIDSALFAVPIIFSFVHAKCTALQRVELWDSLLADKPTQSAWLLVGDFNVIVSEEEKRGGVPFTPEEGWELLNFMSQAGIFDVGYSGSIFTWCNNRYGRARIWKRLDRLLMNQVSSNLGLGFDVQHLCRDPSDHAPLLLSAHTKLDNKPKPFRFLNFWTSKPELLDVVRCNWIGNFSGPPLKVLAAKLRNVKMALRMWSREVFGDIFEAVKVAEQRALNAEVSYDADPSQPNLVLLHEAQAQLRRSHATENMFWQQKSRIKWLKDGDRNSKYFHSVVVERQSRSLIHRIKSSDGKWLDSTSDIEGEAESYFKCLFTDESYAQSFETLEVIPRLISSHDNVMLEKIPSKEEVKLVVFSMDGDSAAGPDGFSGKFFTFAWDIVAEDVYAAVISFFCGEVLPRSISSTSIVLIPKLQSPQDFTQFRPISLCNFINKVISKILSDRLSRLLPKIISPQQSGFVRGRHISDNFLLAQELISGIRQPNQGGNVVLKLDMAKAYDRVSWIFLLQVLRRFGFSERWIDMIWRLISNVWFSVLINGSPCGFFQSTRGLRQGDPISPALFIIGAEVFSRSLNSLVGQRGFLPFKVPTSCPIVTHLAYADDVIIFCSGVKRTLKKVMSVLENYCCVSGQQLNSQKSCFVDHDALTLPRKRVISQISGFQAKSLPLRYLGCTLYSGRRKSSYFSDICTSVAKRILSWKEKLLSSGGRLVLLKNVLSSLPIHVLAATTPPKGVLRTLEKAFANFLWGTTDKGSRYHWIAWDSLCKPYAEGGVGVRALTDVFNAFSLKLWWSLRQRQSLWAEFMYNKYLHKLHACEAEFQPLQSVTWKRLVTYQSLANSHIQWVLQNGLINFWHENWTGTGPLCQQIDIFGDHTVADFVSNGQWNIPMLRQWLPENIVSTILQIIPPDVVSNQPDRMVWDLEISGSFSFSSAYKVVRTVANTSIFSSTIWVKDLPAKISFFMMRMLSWRLPVQDVLQRFGVCGPSRCVCCQNPGFDSIDHVFCTGEIPRQVWKSFQVDIGQFVTPSTVKHAVIQWWLLPAKNIKLKLVYQLLPSLICWHLWKARNIAVWEGKVLSVMQINTFVLSDLYDIFQLHFTDIGVGRYSWPCFYSSLVSWQKPFKFILVRWIPPVLTTCKLNTDGSSLGNPGRSGGGGVLRNSSGVFLLGFACYWGVIPSLHSELKALLFGVKLCVMRGFFCLHLESDSSLLVQMVKGISRCPWDLQRELDQLLTFRHFFQSVTHCYRQANLPADRLSKVGTELKSNIVYDSWLELPRLVRGDLKLDRLGYPNFRVY; this comes from the coding sequence ATGGACCATGCTATATTTAGCAGTACGGGtgatatttggattttttttaaagCCTCTATTTCGTGTCGTAAAGTAGGAGAATCTAATCAACATTTGTCGTTACAAATTGATTCTGCATTATTTGCGGTCcctattattttttcatttgtgCACGCCAAGTGTACTGCCCTTCAACGAGTAGAATTATGGGATAGCCTTCTTGCGGACAAGCCGACTCAGTCTGCCTGGCTTCTTGTGGGGGATTTTAATGTCATTGTCTCGGAGGAGGAGAAAAGGGGTGGGGTGCCGTTTACACCAGAGGAAGGTTGGGAATTGTTGAACTTTATGTCTCAAGCTGGAATTTTTGATGTGGGGTATTCAGGGTCTATTTTCACATGGTGCAACAATAGATATGGTCGGGCGCGTATTTGGAAGAGATTAGACAGGTTGCTTATGAATCAGGTTTCTTCCAACCTAGGCTTAGGTTTCGATGTACAACATTTGTGTAGAGACCCATCAGATCACGCTCCATTGTTATTGTCGGCTCATACAAAATTGGATAACAAACCAAAGCCTTTTcgttttttgaatttctggacaTCCAAACCAGAACTGTTGGACGTGGTTAGGTGCAACTGGATTGGGAATTTTTCAGGCCCTCCATTAAAGGTCCTTGCAGCTAAGCTTCGGAATGTAAAGATGGCCTTACGAATGTGGTCGCGCGAGGTATTCGGTGACATCTTTGAAGCTGTAAAGGTGGCAGAACAACGTGCTCTCAATGCTGAGGTTAGTTATGATGCTGATCCGTCTCAGCCAAATTTAGTTTTATTACACGAAGCACAAGCCCAGCTAAGGCGTTCACATGCAACTGAGAATATGTTTTGGCAACAAAAATCTAGGATTAAGTGGTTAAAGGATGGCGATAGGAACTCCAAGTATTTTCATTCTGTGGTGGTGGAACGACAAAGTAGATCATTAATCCATCGCATCAAGTCGTCTGATGGGAAGTGGTTGGATAGCACATCTGATATTGAGGGAGAGGCTGAATCATATTTTAAATGTTTGTTCACGGATGAATCATATGCTCAATCCTTTGAAACTCTTGAGGTTATTCCTAGATTAATCTCCTCACATGATAATGTGATGTTGGAGAAAATCCCTTCCAAAGAAGAAGTTAAGTTGGTGGTTTTTTCTATGGATGGTGATAGCGCGGCTGGTCCAGATGGTTTCTCCGGAAAGTTTTTTACCTTTGCATGGGACATTGTGGCTGAGGATGTATATGCGGCAGTTATTAGCTTTTTCTGTGGGGAGGTTTTGCCTAGAAGTATCTCCTCAACTTCAATAGTGTTGATTCCAAAGTTGCAATCTCCACAAGACTTTACACAATTTCGTCCTATAAGTTTGTGTAACTTTATCAACAAGGTGATCTCAAAGATTTTGTCGGATAGATTGTCCCGTCTCCTTCCTAAGATTATTTCTCCTCAGCAGAGTGGATTTGTTAGAGGAAGGCATATTTCAGATAATTTTTTGCTGGCTCAAGAGCTGATCTCTGGAATTCGGCAGCCCAATCAGGGGGGGAATGTGGTTTTGAAGTTGGATATGGCCAAAGCTTACGACAGAGTCTCATGGATCTTTTTGTTGCAAGTACTTCGTCGCTTTGGTTTTAGTGAGCGGTGGATCGATATGATTTGGCGATTGATTTCTAATGTCTGGTTTTCGGTTCTTATTAATGGCTCCCCATGTGGTTTTTTCCAGTCAACTCGAGGCCTGCGGCAAGGAGATCCCATTTCGCCTGCTCTTTTTATTATTGGGGCAGAGGTTTTTTCTAGATCGCTGAATTCTTTGGTAGGACAGAGAGGCTTCCTTCCCTTCAAGGTCCCTACTTCATGCCCTATTGTCACGCATCTAGCTTATGCGGATGACGTGATTATTTTTTGCAGTGGAGTTAAGCGTACTTTGAAGaaagttatgagtgttttggAGAACTATTGTTGTGTATCTGGTCAGCAACTTAATTCTCAAAAAAGTTGCTTTGTTGATCATGATGCTTTGACTTTACCTCGTAAACGTGTCATTTCACAAATCTCAGGTTTTCAAGCTAAGTCACTTCCTCTTCGATATCTTGGCTGTACTCTCTATTCAGGGAGAAGGAAAAGCAGTTATTTTTCAGATATCTGCACTTCAGTTGCTAAGAGAATTCTGTCTTGGAAGGAGAAGCTTTTGTCATCTGGAGGGAGGTTAGTGTTACTCAAAAATGTTCTATCATCTTTGCCTATTCATGTCTTAGCTGCTACAACTCCTCCAAAGGGTGTTCTCCGCACCCTTGAGAAAGCATTTGCAAATTTTCTATGGGGCACAACTGATAAAGGGTCTCGGTATCATTGGATTGCATGGGATTCATTGTGTAAGCCGTATGCCGAAGGGGGTGTGGGAGTGAGGGCTTTGACTGATGTGTTTAATGCCTTTTCATTGAAGTTATGGTGGTCTTTAAGGCAACGTCAGTCTCTTTGGGCAGAATTTATGTACAATAAATATTTACATAAATTGCATGCTTGCGAAGCGGAATTTCAGCCTTTACAATCGGTAACTTGGAAGAGATTGGTTACATATCAGTCTTTGGCAAATTCCCATATTCAGTGGGTGTTGCAGAATGGCTTGATAAACTTCTGGCATGAGAATTGGACTGGTACAGGTCCTTTATGTCAGCAGATCGACATTTTTGGAGATCACACAGTGGCGGATTTTGTTTCAAATGGTCAATGGAACATTCCAATGCTTCGACAATGGCTCCCAGAAAACATTGTATCTACGATTCTACAAATCATTCCCCCGGATGTTGTTTCTAATCAACCTGATAGGATGGTGTGGGATTTAGAAATTTCtggttcattttccttttcttcagcCTATAAGGTGGTCCGCACCGTTGCCAATACGTCAATCTTTTCATCTACCATTTGGGTGAAAGACTTGCCAGCAAAAATCTCATTCTTTATGATGAGAATGCTGTCTTGGAGACTGCCGGTTCAGGATGTGTTGCAGCGCTTTGGTGTGTGCGGACCATCTCGTTGCGTTTGCTGCCAAAATCCTGGGTTTGATTCTATTGATCATGTTTTCTGTACAGGTGAAATCCCTCGCCAAGTTTGGAAATCGTTTCAGGTTGATATTGGCCAGTTTGTCACTCCTTCAACGGTAAAGCATGCAGTCATTCAATGGTGGTTGCTGCCAGCTAAAAACATTAAGCTTAAACTGGTTTATCAGCTGCTGCCATCGCTGATTTGCTGGCATctttggaaagctaggaatATTGCGGTTTGGGAAGGCAAGGTGTTGTCGGTCATGCAGATTAATACTTTTGTTCTTTCTGATCTCTATGACATTTTCCAATTACATTTTACAGACATTGGAGTTGGAAGGTACTCGTGGCCATGTTTTTACTCTTCACTGGTGAGTTGGCAAAAACCATTTAAATTCATCCTGGTTAGGTGGATCCCTCCAGTCTTGACGACATGTAAACTGAATACCGATGGTAGTTCTCTTGGTAATCCGGGAAGGAGTGGCGGTGGGGGGGTTTTGAGAAATAGCTCGGGGgtttttttgttgggttttgcGTGTTATTGGGGTGTCATACCGAGTTTACATTCAGAGTTGAAGGCTTTGTTATTTGGAGTTAAGCTTTGTGTTATGCGAGGTTTCTTTTGCTTGCATTTGGAATCAGATTCGTCACTTCTTGTCCAAATGGTTAAGGGGATTAGTAGATGTCCATGGGATTTGCAACGAGAGCTGGACCAATTGCTCACTTTTAGGCATTTCTTTCAATCCGTCACTCATTGTTATCGTCAAGCGAATTTGCCTGCAGACCGCTTATCTAAGGTTGGAACTGAGTTAAAGTCCAACATAGTGTATGATTCATGGTTGGAATTGCCACGATTGGTTCGTGGAGACCTCAAGTTGGATAGGTTAGGTTATCCTAATTTTCGGGTTTACTAA